From the Leptolyngbya sp. O-77 genome, one window contains:
- a CDS encoding ArsA family ATPase — translation MYPFDSVRLLMVSGKGGVGKTTLSCAIARHWGKRFPDERVLLISTDPAHSLGDVLLTEVTDEARSLADLPNVQTRALDAAALLAKFKARYGSVLELLVERGSFVEGADLSPVWDLGFPGLDELMSLLEIQRILEDGESDRIVVDMAPSGHTLNLFGLMDFLDQFLAALSLFQEKHRVMQQTFTGAHTADAADEFLAEMQTRLSHGRALLQDATRTACLAVAIPEPMSYQETRRFLESLDTLRIPIGGLVVNRVLSDSQPSEGDSRSDSYGNRLCEQADLLEKFAALCPDPPLLILPQQPTEPVGLEALDRLLPQLLPHTLAPLPPVSLPVAPSTLHPIPPSLPDFLDLHRRLLIIGGKGGVGKTTLSGAIAQGMAQRHPQQRVRVISIDPAHSLGDAFGTVLGHDPTDLLPNLSAQEIDADTLLHQFREDYLWELAEMMSGDTGDDALQIAYGPQAWRQIVSQALPGIDEMLALIAVIDLLEEGSQDLVILDTAPTGHLLRFLEMPTALNDWLGWIFKLWLKYQDVVGRVDLMSRLRTLRQRVVKAQKLLKDPSFTEFIGVAQNQSAILAEAARLTDSLRALGIQQTYLVHNRYVPGQEIPAAQFPGQTIVRLASLPRGIPPQELIQLAATLLFEPLPSINLG, via the coding sequence ATGTATCCATTTGACTCTGTGCGTCTGCTGATGGTCAGCGGCAAGGGCGGCGTGGGCAAGACAACGCTTTCCTGTGCGATCGCCCGCCATTGGGGCAAGCGATTTCCCGACGAGCGCGTGCTGCTAATTTCCACCGACCCAGCCCATTCCCTGGGCGATGTGCTGCTGACGGAGGTGACAGACGAAGCGCGATCGCTCGCTGATTTGCCAAACGTCCAGACCCGCGCCCTGGATGCGGCAGCCCTGCTGGCAAAGTTTAAAGCCCGCTACGGGTCGGTGCTGGAGCTATTGGTGGAACGCGGCAGCTTTGTCGAAGGCGCAGACCTCAGCCCCGTGTGGGATTTGGGCTTTCCGGGGCTGGACGAACTCATGAGTTTACTGGAAATTCAGCGCATTCTAGAAGACGGCGAGAGCGACCGAATTGTAGTAGACATGGCCCCCAGCGGACACACGCTCAACCTGTTTGGGCTAATGGACTTTTTGGATCAGTTCCTGGCCGCCCTCAGCCTGTTTCAGGAAAAGCATCGAGTCATGCAGCAGACCTTCACCGGAGCGCACACCGCCGACGCAGCCGATGAGTTTTTGGCAGAGATGCAAACGCGCCTATCCCACGGTCGCGCCCTGCTGCAAGATGCCACCCGCACTGCCTGCCTTGCTGTCGCCATCCCGGAACCGATGAGCTACCAGGAAACCCGACGGTTTCTGGAGTCCCTCGACACGCTCCGCATTCCCATTGGCGGCCTTGTTGTCAATCGCGTCTTGTCCGACAGCCAGCCCAGTGAGGGCGATTCGCGTAGCGATTCCTATGGAAATCGCCTCTGCGAACAGGCTGACCTCCTGGAAAAGTTCGCCGCCCTCTGCCCCGATCCTCCGCTGCTCATCCTGCCCCAGCAGCCCACCGAACCCGTCGGCCTCGAAGCCCTCGACAGGCTCCTGCCCCAACTCCTGCCCCACACCCTCGCGCCACTGCCCCCGGTTTCGCTACCCGTCGCGCCATCGACCCTTCACCCGATTCCGCCATCGCTTCCCGATTTTTTAGACCTCCACCGTCGTCTTCTGATCATCGGCGGCAAGGGCGGAGTCGGGAAGACAACCCTCTCAGGGGCGATCGCCCAGGGCATGGCCCAACGCCATCCCCAGCAGCGGGTGCGGGTCATCTCCATCGACCCGGCCCATTCCTTGGGCGATGCCTTTGGAACCGTGCTGGGGCATGATCCGACTGATCTTTTGCCCAACCTCAGCGCCCAGGAAATCGATGCAGACACCCTGCTACATCAGTTTCGGGAAGATTATCTGTGGGAATTGGCGGAGATGATGAGCGGCGACACGGGCGACGACGCGCTGCAAATCGCCTACGGGCCGCAGGCCTGGCGACAGATCGTGTCCCAGGCGCTCCCCGGCATCGACGAGATGCTGGCGCTGATCGCCGTGATTGACCTGCTGGAGGAGGGCAGCCAGGATTTGGTGATTTTGGACACGGCCCCGACCGGGCATCTGCTGCGCTTTTTGGAAATGCCGACAGCGCTGAATGACTGGCTCGGCTGGATTTTCAAGCTCTGGCTGAAATATCAGGACGTGGTGGGGCGGGTGGATTTGATGAGCCGTTTGCGGACGCTGCGGCAGCGCGTGGTGAAGGCGCAAAAGCTGCTGAAAGATCCCAGCTTTACGGAATTTATCGGCGTGGCGCAAAATCAGTCGGCGATCCTGGCAGAAGCGGCCCGCCTGACGGATTCGCTCAGGGCGCTGGGCATTCAGCAGACCTATCTAGTGCATAACCGCTACGTGCCGGGTCAGGAGATTCCTGCGGCGCAGTTTCCGGGGCAAACCATTGTGCGGCTGGCCAGTCTGCCCAGGGGAATTCCGCCGCAGGAGCTAATTCAGCTTGCCGCCACGCTCCTCTTCGAGCCGTTGCCATCAATTAATTTGGGTTAG
- the dtd gene encoding D-aminoacyl-tRNA deacylase: protein MRVVLQRVSSSQVTVAGEVVGQIGRGLNLLVGIASTDTEAELDWMTRKCLELRVFSNGDGKFDQSVLDVGGDLLVISQFTLYGDCRKGRRPSFDQAAAPPLAEVLYHQFVEKLRQSGLRVETGRFGAMMQVSIENDGPVTLILEK, encoded by the coding sequence ATGCGGGTCGTGTTGCAGCGGGTGTCGTCATCACAGGTTACGGTAGCGGGCGAAGTTGTAGGGCAGATTGGGCGCGGGCTGAATCTGCTGGTCGGCATCGCCAGTACAGACACCGAAGCGGAACTGGATTGGATGACGCGCAAGTGTTTGGAATTGCGGGTATTTTCCAATGGTGACGGCAAATTTGACCAGTCGGTGCTGGATGTTGGTGGAGACCTGCTGGTGATTAGCCAGTTCACCTTGTATGGCGACTGTCGCAAGGGGCGACGACCGTCGTTTGATCAGGCCGCAGCTCCCCCGCTCGCAGAGGTCCTATATCACCAGTTTGTCGAAAAGCTTCGCCAGAGCGGGCTGCGCGTAGAGACGGGGCGGTTTGGCGCGATGATGCAGGTGTCGATTGAGAACGATGGCCCGGTCACATTAATTCTGGAAAAATGA
- a CDS encoding AAA family ATPase, with protein sequence MSDLFKGFEQLLELAKALEAKAASGELKTDVQIHSRPLGNIPRQGNIPRTGSPTGGAGVGTSRVRPNAAPNAASDAAPDTPPVEAPGEAPTASLQDLGGLGEVLRELREQVELPLKRPDLLQKLGLEPTRGVLLVGPPGTGKTLTARALAEELGVSYIALVGPEVIGKYYGEAEARLRGVFEKAAKSAPCIVFIDEIDSLAPDRAKVEGEVEKRLVAQLLSLMDGFAKSQGVIVLAATNRPDHLDPALRRPGRFDREVQFRVPDRDGRLEILQIQTRAMPLQNVDLGAIAELSVGMVGADLKALCQKAAYLALRRQVPSLSAPVPADLHITQADFLQAAQEIRPSVLRSVEVESPDVRWDDIGGLESVKQTLQESVEGALLYPDLYRRTGATAPRGILLWGPPGTGKTLLAKAIATQARANFIAVNGPELLSKWVGAAEQAVRELFAKARQAAPCVVFIDEIDTLAPVRGSFQGDSGVGDRVVGQLLTELDGLQSCTNVLLVAATNRPDALDPALMRSGRLDLQLKIDLPDAASRLEILTVHNGDRPLLHVDLSHWAAQTDGWNGADLALLSNQAALQAIRRHRAAGNPDPSALHITQEDFAIAHALIANQKQAVR encoded by the coding sequence ATGAGCGACCTGTTTAAGGGATTTGAGCAACTGCTAGAACTGGCCAAAGCCCTCGAAGCAAAAGCCGCCAGCGGCGAACTCAAGACCGACGTGCAGATCCATAGCCGTCCGCTGGGGAATATTCCGCGCCAGGGCAACATTCCCCGCACGGGCAGTCCGACCGGGGGAGCGGGAGTTGGAACCAGCCGTGTCCGCCCCAATGCCGCACCCAATGCCGCATCCGATGCTGCCCCCGACACGCCGCCCGTGGAAGCACCGGGAGAAGCGCCAACCGCATCGCTGCAAGACCTGGGCGGGCTAGGCGAGGTGCTGCGGGAACTGCGCGAGCAGGTGGAACTGCCGCTGAAGCGCCCTGACCTGCTGCAAAAGCTGGGGCTGGAGCCGACGCGGGGCGTGCTGCTGGTGGGGCCACCGGGCACAGGCAAAACCCTGACGGCGCGGGCGCTGGCGGAGGAACTGGGGGTGAGCTATATCGCCCTAGTCGGGCCGGAGGTGATCGGGAAATACTACGGCGAGGCAGAGGCGCGACTGCGGGGCGTATTTGAGAAAGCGGCAAAGTCCGCGCCTTGCATTGTGTTTATCGACGAAATCGACAGCCTCGCGCCCGACCGGGCCAAAGTGGAAGGCGAGGTGGAAAAGCGGCTGGTGGCGCAGTTGTTGAGCCTGATGGACGGCTTTGCCAAGTCGCAAGGCGTGATCGTGCTGGCGGCGACGAATCGACCCGATCACCTCGACCCGGCCCTGCGGCGACCCGGCCGATTTGACCGAGAAGTGCAGTTTCGCGTGCCCGACCGCGATGGACGGCTGGAGATTTTACAGATCCAGACCCGCGCCATGCCCTTGCAAAACGTGGACTTGGGGGCGATCGCCGAGCTTTCGGTGGGCATGGTGGGGGCAGACCTGAAGGCGCTGTGCCAGAAGGCTGCCTATCTGGCCCTGCGGCGGCAAGTGCCCAGCCTCAGTGCCCCGGTTCCCGCCGATTTGCATATTACCCAGGCAGACTTTTTGCAGGCGGCGCAGGAGATTCGTCCCTCGGTGCTGCGGTCAGTGGAGGTGGAGTCACCGGACGTGCGCTGGGACGACATCGGCGGGCTAGAGAGCGTCAAGCAAACCCTGCAAGAATCGGTGGAGGGCGCACTGCTCTATCCCGATCTGTATCGGCGCACGGGGGCGACGGCTCCGAGGGGCATCCTGCTGTGGGGCCCGCCAGGAACCGGGAAAACCCTGCTGGCAAAGGCGATCGCCACCCAGGCCCGCGCCAACTTCATTGCAGTGAACGGGCCCGAACTCCTGAGCAAGTGGGTCGGCGCGGCCGAGCAAGCCGTCCGGGAACTGTTTGCCAAGGCGCGGCAGGCGGCTCCCTGCGTGGTGTTTATCGACGAGATCGACACGCTGGCTCCGGTGCGGGGCAGTTTCCAGGGCGATTCGGGCGTGGGCGATCGCGTCGTGGGTCAGCTCTTGACCGAACTCGACGGCTTGCAGAGCTGCACCAATGTCCTGCTGGTGGCAGCGACGAATCGACCCGATGCCCTCGACCCAGCGCTGATGCGGTCTGGACGGCTGGATCTCCAGCTCAAGATTGACCTGCCCGATGCCGCCAGCCGTTTGGAAATTCTGACGGTGCATAATGGCGATCGCCCCCTGTTGCACGTCGATCTATCCCACTGGGCCGCCCAAACGGATGGCTGGAACGGCGCAGACCTAGCGCTGCTGAGCAACCAAGCCGCCCTGCAAGCCATTCGCCGCCACCGAGCAGCCGGAAACCCTGATCCGAGTGCGCTCCACATTACGCAGGAAGACTTTGCGATCGCCCATGCGCTGATTGCCAACCAGAAGCAGGCCGTGAGGTAA
- a CDS encoding ABC transporter permease, whose protein sequence is MKVRGYGRETLAVAQRILRELVRRGRSLLFWTLFPVTILLLNGYLLTESGNLSEAEAFERCVPASLVGAALFFSCLGGSVSTVVAEREQQTLKRLFISPLSGTSYFLGIFLAHTYIGLGQALLIYATASIMGATFEGSPPLKLLVILLSIASYVGVGFILGTQFARRTEDVNALVATFGVPLLILGGAFVPTQFFPDALLNLAAFNPVFHMIEALAGVSVADGERAEVGLHLRFLAGFAAAVVAGGWLAYRRMVRVERRL, encoded by the coding sequence GTGAAGGTGCGCGGCTATGGGCGAGAAACGCTGGCAGTGGCGCAGCGAATTTTGCGGGAACTGGTGCGTCGGGGGCGATCGCTCCTGTTTTGGACGCTGTTTCCGGTCACGATTTTGCTGCTCAACGGCTACCTGCTGACCGAATCTGGCAATCTCTCTGAAGCAGAAGCCTTTGAGCGCTGTGTGCCTGCGTCGCTGGTGGGCGCGGCCCTGTTCTTTAGCTGTTTGGGTGGCAGTGTGTCCACGGTGGTCGCAGAGCGCGAACAGCAGACCCTCAAGCGGCTGTTTATCTCGCCCCTCAGCGGCACATCTTATTTTCTCGGCATTTTTCTGGCGCACACTTACATTGGGCTGGGGCAAGCGCTGCTGATTTATGCCACTGCCAGCATCATGGGCGCAACGTTTGAGGGGTCGCCGCCGCTGAAGCTGCTGGTGATTTTGCTCAGCATTGCCAGCTACGTTGGCGTGGGCTTTATTCTGGGGACGCAGTTTGCCCGCCGCACGGAAGACGTGAATGCGCTGGTGGCGACCTTTGGCGTGCCGCTACTAATTTTAGGTGGCGCGTTTGTGCCGACGCAGTTTTTCCCGGACGCGCTGCTGAATCTGGCAGCGTTCAACCCAGTGTTTCACATGATTGAGGCGCTGGCCGGCGTGTCCGTGGCGGATGGGGAACGAGCTGAGGTGGGGCTACATCTGCGATTTCTGGCTGGCTTTGCGGCTGCTGTGGTTGCCGGGGGCTGGTTGGCCTATCGCCGCATGGTGCGGGTCGAGAGGAGGCTGTAG
- a CDS encoding ABC transporter ATP-binding protein yields MLHLETLTKTYGDRPVLQNLTLDVRPGEVYGLLGPNGAGKTTTINLICNLLQPDSGRITIDGIPVSDATKRLIGIVPQENLLYRSLTCAENLDFFARIYAVPREKRDFRIATCLAAVNLLDRANSPVETLSGGMQRRLSLAIALVHQPRLVILDEPTTGLDIEARYELWELIRRLRDQGITTLLTTHLLEEAERLCHRIGILKGGRLLAEGTLAELRRYVPAQEVVLVQTTEEERAIARAQQLGFPCRRYGNDLTFWLPAYLDMQDIIACFEGISLDSVCRQPVGLSHIYMEVTQLGAAPLN; encoded by the coding sequence GTGCTGCATCTAGAAACGCTGACCAAAACCTACGGCGATCGCCCCGTTTTGCAAAATCTAACGCTGGACGTTCGTCCCGGCGAGGTGTATGGCCTGCTGGGGCCCAACGGTGCGGGCAAAACCACCACTATCAATCTGATTTGCAACCTGCTGCAACCCGACAGCGGCCGCATTACGATCGACGGCATTCCTGTCTCGGATGCCACCAAGCGGCTGATCGGCATCGTGCCTCAGGAAAACCTGCTGTATCGATCGCTCACCTGTGCCGAAAATCTAGACTTTTTTGCGCGAATTTATGCCGTTCCCAGGGAAAAGCGGGATTTCCGGATTGCCACCTGTCTGGCGGCGGTGAACCTGCTCGATCGCGCTAACTCCCCTGTAGAAACCCTCAGCGGCGGGATGCAGCGGCGGCTGAGTCTGGCGATCGCCCTGGTGCATCAGCCCAGACTCGTGATTTTGGATGAACCCACCACCGGACTCGACATCGAAGCCCGCTATGAACTGTGGGAACTGATCCGTCGTCTGCGCGACCAGGGCATTACCACCCTGCTGACCACCCACCTGCTGGAAGAGGCCGAACGCCTCTGCCATCGCATTGGCATTCTCAAAGGCGGCCGCCTGTTGGCCGAGGGAACCCTGGCAGAACTGCGGCGCTACGTACCAGCCCAGGAGGTGGTGCTGGTGCAAACAACGGAGGAAGAGAGGGCGATCGCCCGCGCCCAGCAACTCGGCTTTCCCTGCCGCCGCTACGGCAACGACCTCACCTTCTGGCTGCCCGCCTACCTGGACATGCAGGATATCATCGCCTGCTTTGAGGGCATTTCCCTCGATTCGGTCTGTCGGCAACCCGTGGGGCTATCGCACATTTACATGGAAGTGACCCAGCTTGGCGCAGCGCCTCTGAACTGA
- a CDS encoding aminotransferase class I/II-fold pyridoxal phosphate-dependent enzyme — protein MLSASLIVQAEHALQPTFARIDAQVKANLRRVLEAFRHHGVGVHHFASVSGYGHGDLGRQVMDRVFAQVMGAEAAAVRVQFVSGTHAIASALFGVLRPGDELLAVAGAPYDTLEEVIGLRGEGQGSLKDFGVSYRQLELTPEGAIAWPDLATAIRPETKLVLIQRSCGYSWRQSLSIDDIAKIIHLVKQQNPDTVCFVDNCYGEFVADCEPPTVGADLIAGSLIKNPGGTIVTAGGYVAGRADLVEKACCRLTSPGIGSEGGATFDQNRLLFQGLFLAPQMVGEAMKGNHLTSHVFHQLGYPVNPLPNAPRRDVIQAIRLGSPEKVIAFCKAIQEYSPIGSYLSPVPAEMPGYESELVMAGGTFIDGSTSEFSADGPLREPYTVFCQGGTHWTHVAIALEAAIAAVGPKT, from the coding sequence ATGCTCAGTGCCAGTCTAATCGTCCAAGCAGAACACGCCCTCCAGCCTACCTTTGCCCGCATCGATGCCCAGGTAAAAGCGAACCTGCGGCGGGTGCTGGAGGCCTTTCGGCATCACGGCGTAGGGGTTCATCACTTTGCCAGCGTCAGCGGCTATGGGCATGGCGATTTGGGACGGCAGGTGATGGATCGGGTGTTTGCCCAGGTGATGGGGGCAGAGGCGGCGGCGGTGCGGGTGCAGTTTGTGTCGGGGACGCACGCGATCGCTTCTGCGCTGTTTGGGGTGCTGCGGCCGGGGGACGAACTGCTGGCGGTGGCGGGCGCACCCTACGACACGCTGGAGGAGGTCATCGGGTTGCGGGGCGAGGGGCAGGGGTCGCTGAAGGACTTTGGCGTGTCTTATCGGCAGTTGGAACTAACCCCAGAAGGGGCGATCGCCTGGCCAGATTTGGCCACTGCAATTCGCCCGGAAACCAAACTGGTGCTGATCCAGCGCTCCTGCGGCTATTCCTGGCGGCAAAGCCTGTCCATCGACGACATTGCCAAAATTATCCACCTGGTAAAGCAGCAAAATCCTGATACCGTCTGCTTTGTGGACAACTGCTACGGCGAGTTTGTGGCAGACTGCGAACCGCCCACCGTCGGGGCAGACCTGATCGCCGGGTCGCTGATCAAAAATCCGGGCGGCACGATCGTCACCGCAGGCGGCTACGTGGCCGGCCGGGCGGATTTGGTAGAAAAAGCCTGCTGTCGGCTCACGTCCCCTGGCATCGGCAGTGAGGGCGGCGCGACCTTTGACCAAAATCGGCTGCTGTTTCAGGGGCTATTCCTAGCGCCACAGATGGTGGGCGAGGCGATGAAGGGCAACCACCTGACGAGCCATGTGTTTCACCAGTTGGGCTATCCAGTGAATCCGCTGCCCAATGCGCCCCGCCGCGATGTGATCCAGGCGATTCGCCTCGGATCACCCGAAAAGGTCATTGCCTTTTGCAAGGCGATCCAGGAATATTCCCCCATTGGGTCGTACCTCAGTCCTGTGCCTGCGGAAATGCCCGGTTACGAGAGCGAGCTAGTGATGGCAGGCGGCACGTTTATCGACGGCAGCACGTCGGAATTTTCTGCCGATGGGCCGCTGCGGGAGCCGTACACGGTCTTTTGCCAGGGGGGAACCCACTGGACTCATGTGGCGATCGCCCTCGAAGCCGCCATTGCAGCCGTTGGCCCAAAAACCTGA
- a CDS encoding CPBP family intramembrane glutamic endopeptidase: protein MQRTWKTKPNTKIALFWAILGALGVLAAFPYLMAIAPLPKDLAVPLSVVALGQAVQTGLVLWPLGWLGLRLGRSLELDSPLARAWLTGSPAPPVPRHRWLGVALLGCLGGLAILGLDILFQPWMPDPLAGSAAALPQVDLWKGLLASIYGGITEELWLRLGLMTLIAWTLWRLAARPASPPSWIFGMAIALSSLLFGLGHLPAAAAVWPLTGVVIGRSLLLNGLLGLVFGALYWKLGLEAAMLAHFCADLALRGVGGS from the coding sequence ATGCAAAGAACCTGGAAGACCAAGCCAAACACAAAAATTGCTCTATTTTGGGCCATCCTGGGCGCGTTGGGGGTGCTGGCTGCTTTTCCCTACCTGATGGCGATCGCCCCTCTGCCTAAGGATCTGGCGGTGCCGCTGTCGGTCGTCGCCCTGGGGCAGGCTGTCCAAACCGGCCTGGTGTTGTGGCCGTTGGGCTGGCTGGGGCTGCGGCTGGGGCGATCGCTAGAATTGGATTCACCACTGGCTCGCGCCTGGCTAACGGGCAGTCCCGCGCCCCCTGTGCCCCGTCATCGCTGGCTCGGCGTTGCCCTCCTCGGCTGTTTGGGCGGGCTGGCAATTCTGGGACTGGACATCCTGTTTCAGCCGTGGATGCCAGACCCGCTGGCGGGTTCTGCCGCCGCCCTGCCCCAGGTGGATCTGTGGAAAGGGCTACTGGCCAGCATTTACGGCGGAATCACTGAAGAACTGTGGCTGCGGCTGGGGCTAATGACCCTGATTGCCTGGACACTGTGGCGGCTGGCAGCACGTCCCGCGTCGCCACCCAGTTGGATATTTGGGATGGCGATCGCCCTCTCGTCGCTGCTGTTTGGACTGGGGCATTTGCCTGCCGCCGCCGCAGTCTGGCCGCTGACGGGGGTGGTGATTGGGCGATCGCTGCTGCTAAACGGGCTGCTGGGACTCGTCTTTGGGGCGCTTTACTGGAAGCTTGGGCTAGAGGCGGCAATGCTGGCCCATTTTTGTGCAGACTTGGCGCTGCGGGGGGTCGGGGGTAGCTAG